From a single Solanum dulcamara chromosome 4, daSolDulc1.2, whole genome shotgun sequence genomic region:
- the LOC129883993 gene encoding receptor-like protein 33 — MSDLHVLVLRFNGFHGNIHCSRVSSNWTALQIMDLSSNNLGGVLPRGSFLELKAMMADPSLTHSRSDILHYESQSVRPIYYQDRVTLSLKGHYVTQTKIFLFFTSIDFSSNNFVGNIPETVGDLKSLYLLNISHNNLTGQIPPAVGNLKQLGSLDLSFNKLGGNIPEKLASLTFLSFINLSYNELVGMIPRGNQLQTFGESSFAGNKGLCGFPLNSCKNHSAVTPSEPEVEEDKFISRTETYVSVTLGFVGGVGSIFLPLLFSERWNQSYNKIIDRFILRIFQQQNQDGRTSKSSSAASRKKAEGKSRVSH; from the coding sequence ATGTCAGATCTTCATGTACTTGTATTACGGTTCAATGGTTTCCATGGGAACATTCATTGCTCACGAGTGAGTTCCAACTGGACCGCTCTTCAAATCATGGACCTATCTTCCAACAATTTAGGGGGTGTTCTTCCCCGAGGTTCATTCTTGGAGCTAAAAGCAATGATGGCTGACCCATCTTTAACACATTCACGCTCTGATATCTTGCATTATGAGTCTCAATCTGTTAGGCCAATATACTATCAGGACAGAGTCACTCTTTCTCTTAAAGGACATTATGTTACACAGACAAagatctttctcttcttcaccTCCATTGATTTTTCAAGTAACAATTTTGTGGGGAATATACCAGAGACAGTTGGAGATCTCAAATCACTTTATCTTCTCAATATTTCACACAACAATCTCACGGGTCAAATCCCTCCAGCAGTTGGAAATTTGAAGCAATTGGGATCACTGGACCTATCATTCAACAAGTTAGGTGGCAATATCCCAGAAAAGCTTGCTAGCCTCACATTTCTTTCCTTCATAAATTTATCATACAATGAATTGGTTGGAATGATTCCACGAGGCAACCAACTTCAAACATTTGGAGAAAGTTCTTTTGCAGGAAACAAGGGGCTATGTGGGTTTCCGCTGAACAGTTGCAAAAATCATTCAGCAGTGACACCTTCAGAGCCAGAAGTTGAAGAGGACAAATTCATTTCAAGGACAGAGACTTATGTAAGCGTTACACTGGGATTTGTTGGTGGTGTTGGGAGCATCTTTCTACCACTTCTGTTCTCAGAAAGATGGAACCAGTCGTACAACAAAATAATTGACAGATTTATTTTAAGGATATTTCAGCAGCAAAATCAAGATGGGAGAACTAGTAAGAGCAGTAGTGCAGCATCTCGGAAGAAGGCAGAAGGGAAATCAAGAGTCAGTCATTAA
- the LOC129883994 gene encoding receptor-like protein 47 gives MSAANSSKCLQDQKTLLLQLRNNLTYNSEISPKLVKWNPRIDDCCKWQGVSCNGAGQVIGLDLSDESFSGSINPLANLKFLSVIRLDGNNLSVPIPEFFADFSNLTVLSLSSCNLIGEAPQKIFQVPTLQTIDLSLNDMLGGSLPEFPSKGSLQTLVLRATKFSGSLPESLGNLRKLSYVEISACNFTGPIPSSMENLTHLVHLDLHWNSLTGSFPYFKLSKNLTYINCADNKLTGISSDWEGLENLEYLDLRNNSISGLIPASLFYLPSLLDLVLSNNKLSGQITELQNVISPRLSLDLSTNKLEGPIPEFLFELHDLLGLSLSSNKFNGTVQLKKFTKINQLVSLHLSHNSLSVDTNISESDLALLPQLNSFMLASCNLKNISFLKNQSKLSMLDLSNNQLTGEIPNWLVEINDGLLRFLNLSFNQFTHLQEPYTFGYLNFLDLHSNLLTGVIPLPPSAAAYIDFSSNNFATFPPDFGNYLVTAKFLSIANNKVIGSIPSLICKSSYLEVLDLSNNSLNGIIPPCLAEKSSTLKVLNLGKNNLIGNIPENFSYDCELQSLDLSQNHLTGLLPRSLSNCTKLKVLNLGNNKITDTFP, from the coding sequence ATGAGTGCAGCTAATTCCAGTAAATGTCTTCAGGATCAGAAGACGTTGCTGCTGCAGCTGAGAAATAACCTTACTTATAATTCTGAAATATCCCCCAAGCTAGTGAAGTGGAATCCGAGGATTGATGATTGCTGTAAATGGCAGGGTGTCAGTTGCAACGGTGCAGGGCAAGTTATTGGTCTTGACCTTAGTGATGAATCATTTTCGGGCAGTATCAATCCGCTGGCTAATCTTAAGTTTCTCTCTGTTATCCGTCTTGATGGGAACAATTTATCTGTTCCAATTCCAGAGTTCTTTGCAGACTTCTCCAATCTAACTGTCTTGAGTCTAAGTTCCTGCAACTTGATAGGAGAAGCACCTCAGAAGATATTCCAGGTACCAACTCTGCAGACAATTGACTTATCACTAAACGATATGCTTGGGGGTTCTTTACCTGAATTTCCTTCAAAAGGATCTCTACAAACCCTGGTTCTTAGGGCTACGAAATTTTCAGGAAGTTTACCCGAGTCCTTAGGGAACCTTAGGAAGTTGTCGTATGTTGAAATTAGTGCTTGTAATTTTACAGGTCCAATTCCATCTTCTATGGAAAATCTAACCCATCTTGTTCATCTGGATCTTCACTGGAATAGCTTAACGGGttcatttccatattttaagCTGTCGAAAAACCTCACTTACATTAACTGTGCCGATAATAAATTGACAGGAATATCATCTGACTGGGAAGGCCTTGAGAATCTTGAGTATCTTGACTTGAGAAACAATTCGATTTCTGGTCTCATTCCAGCATCATTGTTTTACCTACCCTCACTTTTAGATTTAGTTCTGTCCAACAACAAGTTGTCTGGCCAAATAACTGAATTACAAAATGTGATTTCTCCACGATTAAGTCTTGACTTGAGTACCAACAAATTGGAAGGGCCAATACCTGAGTTTTTGTTTGAGCTGCATGATCTTTTAGGTCTTTCACTCTCATCCAACAAGTTTAACGGTACTGTGCAGTTGAAGAAGTTCACAAAGATCAATCAACTTGTAAGTCTTCATCTGTCCCACAACAGTTTATCAGTTGACACAAATATAAGTGAATCAGACCTTGCCTTGCTACCCCAGCTGAATAGCTTCATGTTAGCGTCATGCAATCTGAAGAATATTTCCTTCCTCAAGAACCAATCGAAGTTGTCAATGTTAGATCTCTCAAACAACCAACTTACTGGTGAAATACCAAACTGGTTGGTGGAAATCAATGATGGATTACTCCGTTTTCTGAATCTTTCTTTCAATCAATTCACGCATCTTCAAGAACCTTATACATTTGGCTATCTGAATTTCCTTGATCTGCATTCAAATCTGCTCACTGGGGTTATTCCATTACCACCAAGTGCAGCTGCTTATATTGACTTCTCCAGCAATAACTTTGCTACTTTTCCGCCTGACTTTGGCAATTATCTAGTAACTGCTAAGTTCCTCTCAATTGCGAACAACAAAGTTATCGGTAGTATCCCTTCTTTGATATGCAAATCCAGCTATCTTGAAGTACTTGACTTGTCTAACAACAGTTTGAATGGCATAATACCACCATGTTTAGCAGAAAAAAGCAGCACACTGAAAGTACTGAACCTGGGAAAGAACAATCTCATAGGAAATATACCTGAAAATTTTTCTTATGATTGTGAGTTACAGAGCCTTGACCTCAGTCAGAATCACTTAACAGGTCTGCTTCCTCGTTCTTTGTCCAACTGCACAAAGTTAAAGGTATTAAATCTTGGAAACAACAAGATCACGGATACTTTCCCCTGA